One stretch of Bosea vaviloviae DNA includes these proteins:
- a CDS encoding M20/M25/M40 family metallo-hydrolase, translated as MSFDTLTFDTDAMLAGLKRWIECESPTFDVAAVNRMMDLVAADLAAVGATVTRIPGPPSLGDCVRGDFPHPRRGEPGILVMSHLDTVHPVGTLKALPFRREGTRCYGPGILDMKGGAYAGLQAIVALAKAGIETPLPVSVLYTSDEEIGSPGTRELIMQHAGQHRYILVPEPGRPGNGVVTGRYAIARFNLLAEGRPSHAGSRLKDGRSAINMMARQLIAIEEMTGDDCTFSVGVISGGQWVNCVPTTCRAEALSMAKRQADLDRGVERMLALSSENPDGTRFTVTRGVTRPVWEPDAGTLRLYELARGIAGELGWELEHGSAGGGSDANFTGAAGIPSLDGLGLLGAGYHTLEEHIEVDSLAQRTRLMAGLLTRLSA; from the coding sequence ATGTCCTTCGACACGCTGACCTTCGACACCGACGCGATGCTCGCCGGCCTGAAGCGCTGGATCGAGTGCGAGAGCCCGACTTTTGATGTCGCGGCCGTCAACCGGATGATGGATCTCGTCGCCGCCGACCTCGCAGCCGTCGGCGCGACCGTGACCCGCATTCCCGGCCCGCCGAGCCTGGGCGATTGCGTGCGCGGCGATTTCCCCCATCCCAGGCGCGGCGAACCCGGCATCCTGGTGATGTCGCATCTCGACACCGTGCATCCGGTCGGAACGCTGAAGGCCCTGCCCTTCCGGCGCGAAGGCACGCGCTGCTACGGGCCGGGCATCCTCGACATGAAGGGCGGCGCCTATGCCGGCCTGCAGGCGATCGTGGCGCTGGCCAAGGCCGGCATCGAGACGCCGCTGCCGGTCAGCGTGCTCTATACCAGCGACGAGGAGATCGGCAGCCCCGGCACGCGCGAGCTGATCATGCAGCATGCAGGCCAGCATCGCTACATCCTGGTTCCCGAGCCCGGTCGCCCCGGCAATGGCGTCGTCACCGGCCGCTACGCCATCGCCAGGTTCAACCTGCTCGCCGAGGGGCGGCCGAGCCATGCCGGCTCGCGCCTGAAGGACGGCCGCTCCGCCATCAACATGATGGCGCGCCAGCTCATCGCCATCGAGGAGATGACGGGCGACGACTGCACTTTCAGCGTCGGCGTGATCTCGGGCGGGCAATGGGTCAATTGCGTGCCGACGACCTGCCGGGCCGAGGCGCTCAGCATGGCCAAAAGGCAGGCGGATCTCGACCGTGGCGTCGAGCGCATGCTGGCGCTCTCTTCCGAGAACCCCGACGGCACGCGCTTCACCGTCACGCGCGGCGTCACCCGACCGGTCTGGGAGCCGGATGCCGGAACGCTCAGGCTCTATGAGCTTGCGCGCGGCATCGCCGGCGAACTTGGCTGGGAACTCGAGCACGGCTCGGCCGGTGGCGGCTCGGATGCGAATTTCACCGGGGCGGCCGGCATTCCCTCGCTGGACGGGCTCGGCCTGCTCGGTGCCGGCTATCACACGCTGGAGGAGCATATCGAGGTCGACAGCCTGGCCCAGCGCACCCGCCTGATGGCCGGGCTGCTGACGCGGCTTTCGGCCTGA
- a CDS encoding ABC transporter permease: MSAEPSLIAPALPDAGRPNANALRRLVRNPAVLIGGTVLLVMALMGLLAPFLGTIDPAAINPSARNRVPGVERTIRADDGSTTVFKHRMGTDSLGRDVYSRVVYGARVSLMISVSVATVSISIGLILGLIAGYIRPLDAVIMRFMDGLMAIPAILLAIAVVSLFRAGLTAVIVAIIVPEIPRVVRLVRSIVLSVREEPYVEAAIMQGTRLPLLMVRHILPNTIAPLIVQGTFIAASAILVEAILSFLGIGIPPETPTWGNIMAEGRNVFRVFPHNILYPGIFLGITVLAVNMLGDGLRDTLDPKMAGR, encoded by the coding sequence TTGAGCGCCGAACCCAGCCTGATCGCTCCCGCCCTGCCCGATGCGGGTCGTCCCAACGCCAACGCCCTGCGCCGGCTCGTCCGCAATCCGGCCGTGCTGATCGGCGGCACTGTGCTGCTCGTCATGGCGCTGATGGGCCTGCTCGCGCCGTTCCTGGGCACGATCGACCCCGCCGCCATCAACCCGAGCGCGCGCAACCGGGTGCCCGGCGTCGAGCGCACCATCCGCGCCGATGATGGCTCGACCACGGTCTTCAAGCACCGGATGGGCACGGATTCGCTTGGCCGCGACGTCTATAGCCGCGTCGTCTACGGCGCGCGGGTCTCGCTGATGATCTCGGTCTCGGTCGCCACTGTGAGCATCTCGATCGGCCTCATCCTCGGTTTGATCGCCGGCTATATCCGGCCGCTCGACGCCGTGATCATGCGCTTCATGGACGGGCTGATGGCGATTCCGGCAATCCTGCTCGCCATCGCCGTGGTCTCGCTGTTCCGGGCCGGGCTCACGGCAGTCATCGTGGCGATCATCGTGCCCGAAATCCCGCGCGTCGTGCGTCTCGTGCGCTCGATCGTACTCTCGGTGCGCGAGGAGCCCTATGTCGAAGCCGCGATCATGCAGGGCACAAGGCTGCCACTGCTGATGGTGCGCCACATCCTGCCCAACACCATCGCCCCGCTGATCGTCCAGGGCACCTTCATCGCGGCCTCGGCCATCCTGGTCGAGGCGATCCTGTCCTTCCTCGGCATCGGCATTCCGCCGGAGACGCCGACCTGGGGCAACATCATGGCCGAGGGCCGCAATGTCTTCCGCGTCTTCCCGCACAACATCCTCTATCCCGGCATCTTCCTCGGCATCACGGTGCTGGCGGTGAACATGCTCGGCGATGGCCTGCGCGACACGCTCGATCCCAAGATGGCCGGCCGATGA
- a CDS encoding ABC transporter substrate-binding protein: protein MMSRWKIVTAAAALLAGSSVLSGGLSAQAQTLKVVMHSDVKIVDPIWTTAYIVRNHGYMIYDTLFALDEKGDVKPQMVDSFTESPDKLTYKFTLRDGLLWHDGKPVTAEDCIASIKRWSARDSIGQKLATFIDTMTADDAKSFTVKLKSPTGLLLSGLGKPSSNVPFMMPKRVADTDANTQISEFIGSGPFVLKTDEWKPGDKIVYTKFKDYKPRAEPASGLAGGKVAKLDRIEWLAISDQQQAVNALLAGEIDMIEQPSFDLIPLLKSDKSIKLIDYNPLGLQYTLRPNHTLKPFDNPKVRQALTYALNQKDFLDAVIGNPDYYKVCKALFPCGSTLSSEKGMDGLLESNFKKSQELLKEAGYDGTPVVLLQSTDLQSLTNLAPVAKQLMEKGGFKVDMQSSDWQTVVARRVRKTPVTDGGWNAMLTSWVSADIMNPVMAGFLNASCDKAGFGWPCDAEMEKLRDDFAREPDIAKQKLIAEAVQARWRETVTHVHLGQYYVPIATRGNISGILSAAAPVFWNVEKK, encoded by the coding sequence ATGATGTCGCGTTGGAAGATCGTCACGGCAGCCGCCGCGCTGCTGGCCGGAAGCAGTGTTCTCTCCGGGGGCCTCTCGGCCCAGGCGCAGACGCTGAAAGTCGTCATGCACTCCGACGTGAAGATCGTCGATCCGATCTGGACCACGGCTTACATCGTCCGCAACCACGGCTACATGATCTACGACACCCTCTTCGCGCTCGACGAGAAGGGGGATGTGAAGCCGCAGATGGTCGACAGCTTCACGGAGTCGCCGGACAAGCTGACCTACAAATTCACGCTGCGCGACGGCCTGCTCTGGCATGACGGCAAGCCCGTCACCGCCGAGGACTGCATCGCCTCGATCAAGCGCTGGTCGGCGCGCGATTCGATCGGCCAGAAGCTCGCGACCTTCATCGACACGATGACGGCCGACGACGCCAAGAGCTTCACCGTGAAGCTGAAATCGCCGACCGGTCTGCTGCTCTCGGGCCTCGGCAAGCCCTCTTCCAACGTGCCCTTCATGATGCCCAAGCGCGTGGCGGACACCGACGCGAACACGCAGATCTCCGAATTCATCGGCTCGGGCCCCTTCGTCCTCAAGACCGATGAATGGAAGCCCGGCGACAAGATCGTCTACACCAAGTTCAAGGACTACAAGCCACGCGCCGAACCGGCCTCGGGCCTCGCCGGCGGCAAGGTCGCCAAGCTCGACCGGATCGAGTGGCTGGCGATCTCCGACCAGCAGCAGGCGGTCAACGCCCTGCTCGCCGGCGAGATCGATATGATCGAGCAGCCCTCCTTCGACCTGATCCCGCTGCTCAAGAGCGACAAGTCGATCAAGCTGATCGACTATAATCCGCTCGGCCTGCAATACACCTTGCGCCCCAACCACACGCTGAAACCCTTCGATAACCCGAAGGTCCGCCAGGCGCTGACCTATGCGCTGAACCAGAAGGACTTCCTCGACGCGGTCATCGGCAATCCCGACTATTACAAGGTCTGCAAGGCGCTTTTCCCCTGCGGCAGCACGCTCTCCAGCGAAAAGGGCATGGACGGCCTGCTCGAGTCGAACTTCAAGAAGTCGCAGGAGCTCCTCAAGGAAGCCGGCTATGACGGCACGCCGGTCGTCCTCCTGCAATCGACCGACCTGCAGTCGCTGACCAACCTTGCCCCCGTCGCCAAGCAATTGATGGAGAAGGGTGGCTTCAAGGTCGACATGCAATCCTCCGACTGGCAGACGGTGGTCGCCCGCCGCGTCCGCAAGACGCCCGTCACCGATGGCGGCTGGAACGCGATGCTGACCTCCTGGGTCTCGGCCGACATCATGAACCCGGTCATGGCGGGCTTCCTCAATGCGAGCTGCGACAAGGCCGGCTTCGGCTGGCCCTGCGACGCCGAGATGGAAAAACTGCGCGACGACTTCGCGCGCGAACCCGATATTGCCAAGCAGAAGCTCATCGCCGAAGCCGTGCAGGCGCGCTGGCGCGAGACCGTCACCCATGTCCATCTCGGCCAGTACTATGTGCCGATCGCGACGCGCGGGAACATCAGTGGCATCCTGAGCGCCGCCGCGCCGGTGTTCTGGAACGTGGAGAAGAAGTAA
- a CDS encoding M81 family metallopeptidase produces MSPRIAFGGFLHETNTFAPSKASIEHFIQGGGWPSLARGDDIFAAVHNVNVGAAGFVEKAKALGWEIVPTLWCAASPSAHVTADAFEALLNELVERISAALPLDGVYLDLHGAMVSETYPDGEGETLRRVRTAIGPDIPLVASLDLHGNITQLMMDSADGLVAYRTYPHIDMAETGSRATTYLAKLIGTRTRHAKAFRQVPYLIPIAWQATAMEPCKTIYAELAALEGESVPTLSFLPGFPAADFADCGATVLAYGATQAEADRAADAVFARVMASEAAFKGRVFQPDEGVLEAMRLAEGASKPIVIADTQDNPGAGGDSDTMGMARALVRNGAQRAAIGVIVDPAAAAAAHKAGVGATITLSLGAKSGIPGDVPLEGEFVVEQLSEGRFVAPGPFYGGSRINLGPCAALRIGGVRIVVGSRKAQMADQAMYRQVGIEPTEQAILVNKSSVHFRADFEPIAQTILVCAAPGPMPVDPSVLPWKHLRPGIRTAPLGPVFG; encoded by the coding sequence ATGTCGCCACGTATCGCCTTTGGCGGTTTCCTGCACGAGACCAACACCTTCGCGCCGAGCAAGGCCTCGATCGAGCATTTCATCCAGGGCGGCGGCTGGCCCTCGCTTGCGCGCGGCGACGACATCTTCGCCGCCGTGCACAACGTCAATGTCGGCGCGGCGGGCTTCGTCGAGAAGGCCAAGGCGCTCGGTTGGGAGATCGTGCCGACGCTGTGGTGCGCGGCCAGCCCCTCGGCCCATGTCACGGCAGACGCCTTCGAGGCCCTGCTGAACGAACTGGTCGAACGCATCAGCGCCGCATTGCCTCTCGACGGGGTCTATCTCGACTTGCACGGCGCCATGGTCAGCGAGACCTATCCCGATGGCGAGGGCGAAACCCTGCGCCGGGTGCGCACCGCGATCGGCCCCGACATCCCGCTCGTCGCCAGCCTCGACCTGCATGGCAACATCACGCAGCTGATGATGGATTCAGCCGACGGGCTCGTCGCCTACCGCACCTATCCGCATATCGACATGGCTGAGACCGGCAGCCGCGCCACGACCTATCTGGCAAAGCTGATCGGCACTAGGACGCGCCATGCCAAGGCCTTCCGTCAGGTGCCCTATCTGATCCCGATCGCCTGGCAGGCGACGGCGATGGAGCCCTGCAAGACAATCTATGCCGAGCTCGCGGCGCTCGAAGGCGAGAGCGTGCCGACGCTCTCCTTCCTGCCCGGCTTCCCCGCCGCCGATTTCGCCGATTGCGGCGCGACCGTGCTGGCCTATGGCGCGACGCAAGCCGAGGCCGACCGCGCGGCCGATGCAGTCTTCGCCCGGGTGATGGCGAGCGAAGCCGCCTTCAAGGGCCGGGTTTTCCAGCCTGATGAGGGCGTACTGGAGGCGATGCGGCTGGCTGAGGGAGCCTCGAAACCGATCGTCATTGCCGACACGCAGGACAATCCCGGCGCCGGCGGCGATTCCGACACGATGGGGATGGCGCGCGCGCTGGTGCGCAATGGCGCGCAGCGCGCCGCGATCGGCGTGATCGTCGATCCGGCGGCGGCAGCCGCAGCGCACAAGGCCGGCGTCGGCGCCACGATCACGCTCTCGCTCGGCGCCAAGTCCGGCATCCCCGGCGATGTCCCGCTCGAGGGCGAGTTCGTGGTCGAGCAGTTATCCGAAGGGCGCTTCGTCGCGCCGGGCCCGTTCTATGGCGGCTCGCGCATCAATCTCGGCCCCTGCGCGGCCCTGCGCATCGGCGGCGTGCGCATCGTCGTCGGCTCGCGCAAGGCGCAGATGGCAGACCAGGCGATGTACCGGCAGGTCGGCATCGAGCCGACCGAACAGGCGATCCTGGTCAATAAGAGCTCGGTGCATTTCCGCGCCGATTTCGAGCCGATCGCGCAGACGATCCTGGTCTGCGCCGCGCCCGGCCCGATGCCCGTCGATCCCTCAGTCCTGCCGTGGAAGCATCTGCGCCCCGGCATCCGCACCGCGCCGCTCGGCCCCGTCTTCGGCTGA
- a CDS encoding ABC transporter ATP-binding protein has translation MSDAPMTDAPVPVVPMPVLQIKGLSIRLPGGGDRAHAVENVSFDVGAGEITCVVGESGSGKSVTAFSVMGLLPKLLKPVAGQILLEGEDVLAATPQRLRALRGDRMGMVFQEPMTALNPVLTIGDQIEEVLRIHTELDAAERRAKVLGIMAAMRLPDPERIHASYPHQISGGQRQRVMIAAALVLDPALLIADEPTTALDVTTQAQILRLIKELQGRRGTGVLFITHDFGVVAEIADKVVVMEKGFVVEQGQAAQVLTNPQHPYTRMLIGAVPSLKPARRKAVTGPIALEAVGLGKTYSSKSLFKKEQVVHAARDVDIKIHRGETVGIVGESGSGKTTVARCIARLMPPTRGAILVPDIDIAMLPERRLRAYRRKIQVVFQDPYRSLNPRRTVGDSIIEGPCNFGLKPADAIARARDLMALVGLQPSALDRYPHQFSGGQRQRVAIARALAMEPEILIADEAVSALDVSVQKQVLALLADVQERFNLAILFITHDLRVAAQICDRIVVMEKGLIVEQGATAQVFSDPAHAYTRALIDAAPGREFGTGEP, from the coding sequence ATGAGCGACGCACCGATGACCGACGCCCCCGTGCCCGTCGTCCCCATGCCCGTCCTGCAGATCAAGGGCCTGAGCATCCGCCTGCCCGGCGGCGGCGACCGGGCGCATGCCGTCGAGAACGTCTCCTTTGATGTCGGCGCGGGCGAGATCACCTGCGTCGTCGGCGAGTCCGGCTCCGGCAAATCCGTCACCGCCTTCTCGGTGATGGGGCTGCTGCCGAAGCTGCTGAAGCCCGTCGCGGGCCAGATCCTGCTCGAGGGCGAGGATGTGCTCGCTGCCACGCCGCAGCGCCTGCGCGCTTTGCGTGGCGACCGCATGGGCATGGTCTTCCAGGAGCCGATGACGGCGCTGAACCCGGTCCTGACGATCGGCGACCAGATCGAGGAGGTGCTGCGCATCCACACCGAGCTCGATGCGGCCGAGCGGCGCGCAAAAGTGCTCGGCATCATGGCAGCGATGCGCCTGCCCGATCCGGAGCGCATCCACGCCTCCTATCCGCACCAGATCTCCGGCGGGCAGCGCCAGCGCGTGATGATCGCCGCAGCCCTCGTGCTCGATCCGGCGCTCCTCATCGCCGACGAGCCGACGACCGCGCTCGACGTGACCACCCAGGCCCAGATCCTGCGCCTGATCAAGGAACTCCAGGGCCGGCGCGGCACGGGCGTGCTGTTCATCACCCATGATTTCGGCGTCGTCGCCGAGATCGCCGACAAGGTCGTGGTGATGGAGAAGGGTTTTGTCGTCGAGCAGGGCCAGGCCGCGCAAGTGCTGACCAACCCGCAGCATCCCTATACCCGCATGCTGATCGGCGCAGTGCCGAGCCTGAAGCCTGCCAGACGCAAGGCCGTGACGGGGCCGATCGCGCTCGAAGCCGTCGGGCTCGGCAAGACCTACAGCTCCAAGAGCCTGTTCAAGAAGGAGCAGGTCGTTCACGCCGCACGTGATGTCGACATCAAGATCCATCGCGGCGAGACGGTCGGGATCGTCGGCGAATCCGGCTCGGGCAAGACCACGGTGGCGCGCTGCATCGCCCGATTGATGCCGCCGACGCGCGGCGCGATCCTCGTCCCCGACATCGACATTGCGATGCTGCCGGAGCGACGCCTGCGGGCTTACCGCCGCAAGATCCAGGTCGTATTCCAGGATCCCTACCGCTCGCTGAATCCACGCCGCACGGTCGGCGATTCCATCATCGAGGGGCCGTGCAATTTCGGCCTGAAGCCGGCTGATGCGATCGCGCGCGCCCGCGACCTGATGGCGCTGGTCGGCCTGCAGCCGAGCGCGCTCGACCGCTACCCGCATCAGTTCTCCGGCGGCCAGCGCCAGCGCGTCGCGATCGCTCGCGCGCTCGCCATGGAGCCCGAGATCCTGATCGCGGACGAGGCCGTCTCGGCGCTCGATGTCTCCGTGCAGAAACAGGTGCTGGCGCTGCTGGCCGACGTGCAGGAGCGCTTCAACCTCGCCATCCTGTTCATCACGCACGACCTGCGCGTCGCAGCCCAGATCTGCGACCGCATCGTCGTGATGGAGAAGGGCCTCATCGTTGAGCAGGGCGCGACCGCCCAGGTGTTTTCGGACCCCGCTCACGCCTATACGCGCGCCCTGATCGACGCTGCGCCAGGCCGCGAATTCGGCACCGGCGAGCCATAG
- a CDS encoding ABC transporter permease: protein MLGYILRRLLATIPVLGIVAVLVFLMLRLTPGDPAAVIAGDNATTAQIEAIRAKLGLDQPIITQFGIWAGNLLHGNLGESFFFKKSIGELILGRIEPTLSLAIATMLIAVCVAIPLGVLAAYKHGSWIDRIVMGFSVLGFSVPVFVIGYLLIYVFAITLGWLPVQGYQPISGGFGGFIQRLILPAVTLSVIYIALIARMTRASVLEVLSEDYIRTARAKGQVERKILFRHALKNAAVPIVTVVGIGIALLIGGVVVTESVFAIPGLGRLTVDAVLARDYPTIQAVILLFSVVYVAINLGIDLAYCLFDPRIKY from the coding sequence ATGCTCGGCTACATCCTGCGCCGCCTGCTCGCGACGATTCCCGTTCTGGGGATCGTCGCCGTGCTGGTCTTCCTGATGCTGCGCCTCACGCCAGGCGACCCCGCCGCGGTCATCGCCGGGGATAACGCGACCACTGCGCAGATCGAGGCGATCCGCGCCAAGCTCGGTCTCGACCAGCCGATCATCACCCAGTTCGGCATCTGGGCCGGCAATCTGCTGCACGGCAATCTCGGCGAGAGCTTCTTCTTCAAGAAGAGCATCGGCGAATTGATCCTGGGGCGCATCGAGCCGACGCTTTCGCTCGCCATCGCCACCATGCTGATCGCGGTCTGCGTCGCGATTCCGCTCGGCGTGCTCGCCGCCTACAAGCACGGCTCCTGGATCGACCGGATCGTGATGGGCTTCTCGGTGCTCGGCTTCTCGGTGCCGGTCTTCGTCATCGGCTACCTCCTGATCTACGTTTTCGCGATCACGCTGGGCTGGCTTCCCGTCCAGGGCTATCAGCCGATCTCGGGCGGCTTTGGCGGCTTCATCCAGCGCCTGATCCTGCCGGCAGTGACGCTGTCGGTGATCTATATCGCCCTCATCGCCCGGATGACGCGCGCCAGCGTGCTCGAAGTGCTGAGCGAGGATTATATCCGCACCGCCCGCGCCAAGGGCCAGGTCGAGCGCAAGATCCTGTTCCGGCACGCACTCAAGAACGCCGCCGTGCCGATCGTCACCGTGGTCGGCATCGGCATCGCGCTCCTGATCGGCGGCGTGGTCGTCACCGAGAGCGTGTTCGCGATACCGGGCCTCGGGCGCCTCACCGTCGATGCGGTGCTCGCGCGCGATTACCCCACGATCCAGGCCGTGATCCTGCTGTTCTCCGTCGTTTATGTCGCGATCAATCTCGGCATCGACCTGGCCTACTGCCTCTTCGATCCGAGGATCAAATATTGA
- a CDS encoding metal-dependent hydrolase family protein, protein MASTLFTNARIVDGTAPETGAPVSVLVEGGTIREVGKSVTSAKAKVVDLKGKTLMPGLIDAHVHVVAGVADLGKNALLPDSLVTARSFVIMREMLLRGFTTVRDVGGADFGLKQATEEGHFPTPRLVISGKALSQTGGHADFRGRYDDRAAVTDRHRLGALGRICDGLDQVRRAAREEMKGGADFIKIMANGGCASPTDPIHFLGFSVSELEAIVEEAKMAGTYVSAHVYTDEAIRRCVEAGVHSLEHCNLIQAETAKLAASKGAVAVPTLVTYDKLVSDGPKLGFPPDSVAKVDIVRSAGMESLAIMKKAGLAMAYGSDLLGEMHRYQSEEFVIRGRALPAHEVIASATHIAAKLLKLEGKIGTVAAGAHADLIVVDGDPLKDLSLLTRQGKHMPLIMKGGAFVKRASLN, encoded by the coding sequence GTGGCTTCCACCCTCTTCACCAATGCCCGCATCGTCGACGGTACCGCGCCCGAAACGGGCGCTCCCGTCAGCGTCCTCGTCGAGGGCGGCACGATCCGCGAGGTCGGCAAATCCGTGACCTCGGCCAAGGCCAAGGTTGTCGACCTCAAGGGCAAGACCCTGATGCCCGGGCTGATCGACGCCCATGTCCATGTCGTCGCCGGCGTCGCCGATCTCGGCAAGAACGCCCTGCTGCCGGATTCGCTCGTCACCGCACGCTCCTTCGTGATCATGCGCGAGATGCTGCTGCGCGGCTTCACCACCGTGCGCGATGTCGGCGGCGCCGATTTCGGTCTGAAGCAGGCAACCGAGGAAGGCCATTTCCCGACGCCGCGCCTCGTCATCTCCGGCAAGGCGCTGAGCCAGACCGGCGGCCACGCCGATTTCCGCGGCCGCTATGACGACCGCGCGGCGGTAACTGACCGCCACAGGCTCGGCGCGCTCGGGCGCATCTGCGACGGGCTCGACCAGGTCCGCCGCGCCGCGCGCGAGGAGATGAAAGGCGGGGCCGACTTCATCAAGATCATGGCCAATGGCGGCTGCGCCTCGCCGACCGACCCGATCCATTTCCTCGGCTTCTCCGTCAGCGAACTCGAGGCGATCGTCGAGGAGGCCAAGATGGCGGGAACCTACGTCTCCGCCCATGTCTACACCGACGAGGCGATCCGCCGCTGCGTCGAGGCCGGCGTGCATTCACTCGAACACTGCAACCTGATCCAGGCAGAGACCGCCAAGCTCGCCGCCTCGAAGGGCGCAGTCGCAGTGCCGACGCTGGTGACCTATGACAAGCTCGTCAGCGACGGTCCCAAGCTCGGCTTCCCGCCCGATTCCGTCGCCAAGGTCGATATCGTCCGCTCCGCCGGCATGGAATCGCTCGCGATCATGAAGAAGGCCGGCCTAGCCATGGCCTATGGCAGCGACCTGCTCGGCGAGATGCATCGCTACCAGTCGGAGGAGTTCGTGATCCGCGGACGCGCCTTGCCGGCCCATGAGGTGATCGCCTCGGCGACCCATATCGCCGCCAAGCTGCTCAAGCTCGAGGGCAAGATCGGCACGGTGGCGGCAGGCGCCCATGCCGATCTGATCGTCGTCGATGGCGACCCGCTCAAGGATCTCTCGCTGCTGACGCGCCAGGGCAAGCACATGCCGTTGATCATGAAGGGCGGCGCTTTCGTGAAGCGCGCAAGCTTGAACTGA
- a CDS encoding M20 aminoacylase family protein codes for MPTLPQIEAFKDDLVAIRHDIHAHPEIGFEEVRTSAIVAGKLASWGIEVHPGVGKTGVVGILQGKGGPGRRIGLRADMDALPMDETTNLPFRSTIPGRFHGCGHDGHTTMLLGAARYLSENRDFTGTAVFVFQPAEEGLGGARAMLADKLFERFPCDEIYGLHNAPNLDPGQIAVFPGPAMAGADFFDIKITGRGSHGAMPHVGRDPVIVAISLAAALQTIVSRNADPREAAVLSITQIHAGSAYNVIPEEAALAGTIRTFSPDIAKLIRERMREIAAGMALTFGVQIDVDIRDIFDVLVNHGPQAEAAAKVAAEIVGAENVLTEVKPIMGSEDFADMLRAVPGAYCWVGHAGSVPVHNPSFILDDGILPVGASLLARLVETRLAA; via the coding sequence ATGCCCACCCTGCCCCAGATCGAAGCCTTCAAGGACGACCTCGTCGCGATCCGCCACGATATCCACGCCCATCCCGAGATCGGCTTCGAGGAGGTCCGCACCTCCGCCATCGTCGCCGGGAAGCTCGCATCCTGGGGCATCGAGGTGCATCCCGGCGTCGGCAAGACCGGCGTGGTCGGCATCCTCCAGGGCAAGGGCGGGCCGGGCAGGCGCATCGGCCTGCGCGCCGATATGGACGCCCTGCCGATGGACGAGACCACCAACCTGCCCTTCCGCTCGACCATCCCCGGGCGCTTTCATGGCTGCGGCCATGACGGCCACACCACGATGCTGCTCGGCGCGGCGCGTTATCTCTCGGAGAATCGCGACTTCACCGGCACCGCGGTGTTCGTGTTCCAGCCGGCCGAGGAGGGGCTGGGCGGCGCTCGCGCCATGCTCGCCGACAAGCTGTTCGAGCGCTTCCCCTGCGACGAGATCTACGGGCTGCACAATGCCCCCAATCTCGATCCCGGCCAGATCGCCGTCTTCCCCGGCCCGGCCATGGCCGGCGCGGATTTCTTCGACATCAAGATCACCGGCCGGGGCAGCCATGGCGCCATGCCCCATGTCGGGCGCGACCCCGTCATCGTCGCCATCTCGCTGGCGGCAGCGCTACAGACCATCGTCAGCCGCAACGCCGACCCGCGCGAGGCCGCCGTGCTCTCGATCACGCAGATCCATGCCGGCTCCGCCTATAACGTCATCCCCGAGGAAGCGGCCCTAGCAGGCACCATCCGCACCTTCTCGCCCGACATTGCCAAGCTGATCCGCGAGCGCATGCGCGAGATCGCGGCGGGCATGGCGCTGACCTTCGGCGTCCAGATCGATGTCGATATTCGCGACATCTTCGACGTGCTGGTCAATCACGGCCCGCAGGCCGAAGCCGCAGCCAAGGTCGCCGCCGAGATCGTCGGCGCCGAGAATGTGCTGACCGAGGTCAAGCCGATCATGGGCAGCGAGGATTTCGCCGACATGCTGCGCGCGGTGCCCGGCGCCTATTGCTGGGTCGGCCATGCCGGCTCCGTGCCAGTGCACAACCCCTCCTTCATCCTCGACGACGGCATCCTGCCGGTGGGCGCGAGCCTGCTCGCGCGCCTCGTCGAAACGCGACTGGCCGCCTGA